The DNA sequence AATTAGTCGAGCTAAAGGTGCAGGTTTTGATGGGGTTCAGCTGCATGCAGCACACGGCTATCTCTTATCCGAATTTCTATCACCCTGTTGTAATAAGAGGACAGATCAGTGGGGTGGCAATACCGAAAATAGATTTCGGATTATTAATGAGATCATAGTTAGAGCAAGGAAAGAAGTGGGCAGTTATCCCATATTAATGAAAATTAATGCCTACGATGCTGATAAAAATGGGATGACCAAACCTGAAGCAATATCGATCGCCAAACTATTTGAGGAAGCCGGTGGTGATGCTCTTGAAGTTTCAAGTGGCGGCATTGCCCTAGGTTTTCATCCGGTCAGAATGACAGCGCCTCCCGTTGAAGCCATAATGAACCTGCATCACCGTTATCGTGAAAAATCTGCGATAAGTAAGAGAGTTCTTTCTGCGATGTTACCCCTGATGATCAAGAATTTAAGACCACTGCACAATTACAATATTGAAGCGGCAGCAGAAATTAAGAAACACCTGAAGATCCCGATAATCGTTGTTGGGGGCATTCGGGATATTGATACGATAGAAAAAATATTGGAAGAAGAGAAAGCTGATTATGTATCTCTCTGCCGCCCCTTTATTATTGAGCCTAACCTGGTTAATCACTTTAAAGATAAGAAACAAGAAACCTCAAAATGTATTGATTGCGGTTACTGCCTAATTGGAGTAGTAGATAGACAATTACGCTGCTATCATGGGAAAATACTACGACAAATGGAGAAAGGAGAATAAAGAATCGCATGTTTAAAAAGCTTGCATTGTTTATTGTTATTTTTCTTGTTTTAATTTTATCTATAGCCTGCAGCAGTGAACCCGAGCCGGTCGGCCCGCCACTGGAAGGAGAGGTTACAGATCTGGCTGTAGAATTTATCGGTAACCTGGTGGAGGAAGATTTTAGCAGAGCAGCTGCGTTCTTCAACGTTGAGATGAAAAAAGCCATGTCGGAGAGCAAACTTAAGCAAACCTGGCAGACACTGCTGTCTCAGCAGGGTGATTATGTTGGCGAGCTTGAACAAAGAGTTGAACAGTCAGGTGAATACACCGCGGTGAATGTGATAACCGAATTCGCAGCAGGTCCAATAAACATCAGGGTGGTATTTGACAACGACAATAGGGTTGCCGGTTTGTGGTTCCAGCCTGTTCCATAGGATTATTCAAAAGGCAAAGTTAATAAAAATATGAATGTAAGCTTCTGAATAATTCTTGTATCTGGCAAAAAAACGGAATATAATATGAGCTAGAGGGAAATATAACACAATAATACCTGATACTTTATACTCAATCTTGTTAATCCATACCATATATACTCTTCAATCTGCAGACGGTTTGTTGGTAGGCCTCTTGTAGATTAATTTTTTTTGGGGGGGTAAAAATGGTCAACGAGAGCGAGTATAAAGTCTGTCCATTCTGTGGAGAAGAAATTAAAGCAACCGCTATCAAGTGCAGATATTGTCAGTCCTTCCTCAATGAAGCTATTGTTTCCCCGCCGGCCAGTTCAAAACCACCGAAGAAAAAAAGAAAATCGACCGGGTTTATTTTTCTGTTTGTAGCCCTGATCATTATCCTGGTTGCTGCAGGTTACTTTCTACTTAAGGGCTTATCAATATCGAATATTGCTTCTCCACCTGGAGAGCCCGAATCAGATGCTTCGCAATCTCAAACTTCTGCTACTGAAGAAGAAAGCCAATCTGCTGAGCAATCTGGAGAATCTGCAGAAAGTGCTCCAACTGCTGCCGAAACAAAGCCCGGAACAGGTGAACCTTCGCCTGAACCAGCGTCTCAACAGGAAACCACTTCATCTCAAACTCCTTTTCAAAAAATCATCAGTGTCTTTCAGCCTCAGGATATCCCTATTTCGTCTTTAATTCAGTCACCTGAATCGTCTTCAGAAAGCAACATTGAAGTAGTCCTTGCACGTCCAACCGGTAATACAGCCGGCAATATAAACAACGGGGGACTAGCAGCTATCCAGGGCGACTGGATCTTCTATGTTAACAAATCTGATGGTGGCCGAATTTACAAAATTCGGACTGATGGCACAGAACGCACGGGAATTAACAGTGACGATTCACTGTTTATCAATGTTGCCGGCGATTGGATCTACTATATGAATGTTTCAGATGGCAAAAAAATCTACAAGATCCGCACTGATGGCTCGGAGCGAACCAAGGTGAACAATGATTACTCCGATGGTATGATTACTGCCGGTGACTGGATCTATTATTCAAACCGCAATGATGGCGGGAAGCTTTATAAGATTCGGACTGATGGCAGTGCACGCACCAAATTGAATGATAGTTTTTCAGCCTGCCTGAATATCATCGGCGACTTGATTTATTATATCAATGTGGATGATAATTATCGGGTATATAGAATTCGGACCGATGGCACACAACAGACCCGCTTAACCCTGGGTATAAGTTCTTACCAAATAATTGTTTCTGGTGACTGGATATACTTTATTGAAAGTGATAGTCAGAGTATATACAGATCTCGCCATGACGGGGCAGGAAGTATCAGTAACATCGTTAGTGACAGTGTTCTGGATTTCAATCTCGCCGGTGACTGGATT is a window from the Bacillota bacterium genome containing:
- a CDS encoding NADH:flavin oxidoreductase, translated to MPKVFEESVLAGLTLSSRIIRSATHEGMAGESGRPIPQLSDLYLRLARGGVGAIITGYAAVQENGRTLNNMLMMDKDELVDDYRKLLKPVNDYGTPVIMQLAHGGGQIDPDLVKVEAVAPSKMKYPLNEVVARALSEAEIEEIIKNFVQAISRAKGAGFDGVQLHAAHGYLLSEFLSPCCNKRTDQWGGNTENRFRIINEIIVRARKEVGSYPILMKINAYDADKNGMTKPEAISIAKLFEEAGGDALEVSSGGIALGFHPVRMTAPPVEAIMNLHHRYREKSAISKRVLSAMLPLMIKNLRPLHNYNIEAAAEIKKHLKIPIIVVGGIRDIDTIEKILEEEKADYVSLCRPFIIEPNLVNHFKDKKQETSKCIDCGYCLIGVVDRQLRCYHGKILRQMEKGE
- a CDS encoding DUF3887 domain-containing protein, coding for MFKKLALFIVIFLVLILSIACSSEPEPVGPPLEGEVTDLAVEFIGNLVEEDFSRAAAFFNVEMKKAMSESKLKQTWQTLLSQQGDYVGELEQRVEQSGEYTAVNVITEFAAGPINIRVVFDNDNRVAGLWFQPVP
- a CDS encoding DUF5050 domain-containing protein — encoded protein: MVNESEYKVCPFCGEEIKATAIKCRYCQSFLNEAIVSPPASSKPPKKKRKSTGFIFLFVALIIILVAAGYFLLKGLSISNIASPPGEPESDASQSQTSATEEESQSAEQSGESAESAPTAAETKPGTGEPSPEPASQQETTSSQTPFQKIISVFQPQDIPISSLIQSPESSSESNIEVVLARPTGNTAGNINNGGLAAIQGDWIFYVNKSDGGRIYKIRTDGTERTGINSDDSLFINVAGDWIYYMNVSDGKKIYKIRTDGSERTKVNNDYSDGMITAGDWIYYSNRNDGGKLYKIRTDGSARTKLNDSFSACLNIIGDLIYYINVDDNYRVYRIRTDGTQQTRLTLGISSYQIIVSGDWIYFIESDSQSIYRSRHDGAGSISNIVSDSVLDFNLAGDWIYYVNQDDNGWLYKIKTDGTGRKSVDGAKVSLPNVAGDWVYYIGLDILKRVQPDSVFGFESVY